The Procambarus clarkii isolate CNS0578487 chromosome 24, FALCON_Pclarkii_2.0, whole genome shotgun sequence genome includes a region encoding these proteins:
- the LOC138367996 gene encoding uncharacterized protein, giving the protein MPHSHLHHLRCILILTISAASSSSSSPTNILIFTIPASSLSPALPGAFSSSPSSQHSHLHNPAASSSSPSPVACASSTSLWHPHLNKPSIILIFTILRIITITCIMLIFTIPAEFSTSSSSLRPHLHHPCSIHIFTISRSIHLIFSITSSSSSPSPSVSSSSHSLAAFLSLPSPLHPSLHKLRSILIFTITTASSSSPSQQHLHLHYPCSIFIFTICAASSSSRSQQHPHLHHPSSILIFTFPAAFSSSPSQQHLHLHYPCSIFIFTICAASSSLPSKQHPHLYLSRRILIFTIPAASSSSSSLAASLSLLSPVASSFSPSWQHPHLHHPCRILIFIISRSILIFSITCSILFFTIPAVSLFAPSLQHPHLHHSLYHTHLHHLRSILIFSILIQAASSSSPSSSSPTPHPHLHHPRRFLIFIIPRNLLIFTITCSILIFTIPIASSSSPSPQNTHLRHPQSILIFTITVASSSSPSPQYRHLHHPLSFLIFIIPRSILIFTIPCSILIFIIPTASSSSPSQQNPHLHHPLQYSYFHHYRCILIFTIFIASSSSTSSQHPHLYHPRSILIYTIFAESSFSQSQQYPHLDHPYTILIFINSTILIFTIPAASSASPYLQHLHLHHPSSSSSPSSAESSSSPSSAESSSSPSPAAFLFSPLPQNIHLYHLRSILIVFIPSASSSSPSSQHPHLHHPPPTSSSSTSPQLLNNHHSCSILIFNIPCSILNLTIFAASSSSPSPHYCYLHHPRSILIFTIPCTFRIFTIPAASSSSRSPQHPLFHYPRCIRIFTIPAASSSSSSPAASLSLLSPVASSSSPSPQNPHFRHLPQHPHLQQYL; this is encoded by the exons ATGCCGcattctcatcttcaccatcttcgtTGCATCCTCATCTTAACTAtctccgcagcatcctcatcttcatcatcacccaccaacatcctcatcttcaccatccccgcatcATCGTTATCTCCAGCATTACCTGGAGcattctcatcttcaccatcctcacaGCATTCTCATCTTCACAATCCAGCAGCatcgtcatcttcaccatcccctgtaGCATGCGCATCTTCAACATCCCTATGGCATCCTCATCTTAACAAACCCAGCATCATCCTAATATTCACCATCCTCCGCATCATCACTATCACCTGTATCAtgctcatcttcactatccctgCAGAATTCTCAACTTCATCATCCTCGTTgcgtcctcatcttcaccatccctgtaGCATCCACATCTTCACTATCTCCCGCAGCATCCACCTCATCTTTAGCATCACCT CGTCCTCGTCTTCACCATCGCCATCAGTATCCTCATCTTCACACTCCCTTGCAGCATTCTTATCTTTACCATCCCCGCTGCATCCTAGTCTTCACAAACTTCGTAGCAtcctaattttcaccatcaccacagcatcctcatcttcaccatcccagcagcatcttcatcttcacTATCCCTGCAGCATCTTTATCTTCACTATctgcgcagcatcctcatcttcacgatCCCAgcaacatcctcatcttcaccatccaagcagcatcctcatctttaccTTTCCCGCCGcattctcatcttcaccatcccagcagcatcttcatcttcacTATCCCTGCAGCATCTTTATCTTCACTATctgcgcagcatcctcatctttaccatccaagcagcatcctcatctttaccTTTCCCGCCGcattctcatcttcaccatccccgcagcttCCTCATCTTCATCATCCCTCGCAGCATCCTTATCTTTACTATCACCTGTAGCATCCTCATTTTCACCATCctggcagcatcctcatcttcaccatccctgcagaatcctcatcttcatcatatcccgcagcatcctcatcttcagcatcacctgtagcatccttttcttcaccatccccgcagtatCGTTATTTGCACCatccctgcagcatcctcatcttcaccattcccTGTACCAtactcatcttcaccatcttcgcAGCATCCTCATATTCAGCATCCTCATCCAAGCAGCatcgtcatcttcaccatcctcatcttcaccaaccCCT catcctcatcttcaccatcctcgcaggtttctcatcttcattatccCCCGTAACCTTCTTATCTTCACTATTACATGTAGCATCCTCATTTTCACCATCCCCatcgcatcctcatcttcaccatccccgcagaatACTCATCTTCGTCATCCACAAAGCATCCTCATattcaccatcactgtagcatcctcatcttcaccatccccgcagtatcgtcatcttcaccatccccttaGCTTCCTCATCTTCATCATCCCCCGCAGCATCCTTATCTTCACTATCCCATGTAGCATCCTCATTTTTATCatccccacagcatcctcatcttcaccatctcagcagaatcctcatcttcaccatcccctgcagTATTCTTACTTTCACCATTACcgctgcatcctcatcttcaccatcttcatAGCATCATCATCTTCAACATcctcacagcatcctcatctttaccatccccgcagcatcctcatataCACTATTTTCGCAGAATCCTCATTTTCCCAATCCCAACAGTATCCTCATCTTGACCATCCTTAcaccatcctcatcttcatcaactccaccatcctcatcttcaccatccccgcagcatcttCAGCTTCACCATATCtgcagcatcttcatcttcaccatccct catcctcatcttcaccatcttccgcagaatcctcatcttcaccatcttccgcagaatcctcatcttcaccatccccagcTGCATTCTTATTTTCACCATTACCGCAGAATATTCATCTTTACCATCTTCGTAGCATCCTCATCGTCTTCATtccctcagcatcctcatcttcaccatcctcgcagcatcctcatcttcaccatcccccaccaacatCCTCGTCTTCAACATCCCCACAGCTTCTTAATAATCACCATtcctgcagcatcctcatcttcaacaTCCCCTGCAGCATCCTCAACTTAACCAtcttcgcagcatcctcatcttcaccatccccacatTATTgttatcttcaccatccccgcagcatcctcatcttcaccattcccTGTACCTTtcgcatcttcaccatccccgcagcatcctcatcttcacgatCCCCGCAACATCCTCTTTTTCACTATCCTCGCTGCATccgcatcttcaccatccccgcagcatcctcatcttcatcatCCCCCGCAGCATCCTTATCTTTACTATCACctgtagcatcctcatcttcaccatccccgcagaatCCTCATTTTCGCCAtctcccgcagcatcctcatcttcagcaATACCTGTAG